In Brachypodium distachyon strain Bd21 chromosome 2, Brachypodium_distachyon_v3.0, whole genome shotgun sequence, one genomic interval encodes:
- the LOC100831636 gene encoding uncharacterized protein LOC100831636 translates to MAREEAWCSCSPKQCRICHEEEDEGFATTDMESPCACAGSLKYAHRGCVQRWCDEKGSTLCEICLQNYEPGYTVPPKKARLAHVAVTIRESLEVPRLDYEEPEDLPLIGSDAAVIGDPAYAECAHAAGRRASWCRSATVAFTVVLLLRHLIAMVTVGAANQYAFSLLTIYLLRASGILLPFYVVMRLISALQHGQMQYRLQLLQEQRRNASRIQRVSGQVLQAQQHMILVG, encoded by the exons ATGGCGCGAGAGGAGGCGTGGTGTTCATGCTCCCCCAAGCAGTGTAGGATCTGCcacgaggaagaggacgagggCTTCGCCACCACGGACATGGAGtccccctgcgcctgcgccggctctCTCAAG TATGCTCACAGGGGATGTGTGCAGAGATGGTGCGATGAGAAGGGGAGCACCCTGTGCGAGATTTGCCTCCAG AATTACGAGCCTGGCTACACCGTTCCACCCAAGAAAGCTCGACTTGCTCATGTCGCCGTCACCATCAG AGAAAGCCTAGAGGTCCCCAGGCTGGACTACGAGGAGCCAGAGGATTTGCCGTTGATCGGGTCTGATGCGGCGGTGATCGGCGACCCGGCCTATGCCGAATGCGCGCACGCCGCAGGCAGAAGGGCTTCCTGGTGCCGGTCGGCAACGGTGGCG TTTACCGTTGTATTGCTGTTGAGGCATCTCATCGCCATGGTCACGGTTGGAGCCGCCAATCAGTATGCCTTCAGCCTATTGACA ATATACCTGCTCAGGGCTAGTGGGATCTTGCTGCCGTTCTACGTCGTCATGAGGCTCATCTCCGCTCTGCAGCACGGGCAGATGCAGTACcggctgcagctgctccaG GAGCAAAGAAGAAATGCATCAAGAATCCAGAGGGTGTCAGGTCAAGTACTACAGGCACAGCAGCATATGATTCTTGTTGGCTGA
- the LOC100831030 gene encoding protein FAM91A1 isoform X3, protein MNKCRSKKLMWKLNKSIAKDLLPTQPVDFPIEPWWGVCLVNFTLEEFKKLSEEETATIDKICKEEANSYVLFDPKIIDDLYKRGLVYFDVPVYTDDRFKVSRLEGFVSNKDQSYEDPIEELLYAVFVVSSANATVAELAATLQADLYQLQAAASFACRLGWAVKLVDADSLLKDEGGPAFPSSILSDDEEGSNASINSEKSGQQSLSIDTNGPRKISGTAHVGFVVDANVTSYLMMGSLSPGLKSHAITLYEAGKLGDSCIAELCSDLASLEGKKFEGVLEEFANHAFSLRWSLECLKSGGVSTNKNSDNTDDANTSTSSLHDNVTAHLVNVNIEDTTEDGHDEVPHDNHSTSDLDNKDGNVSSMSVDLSEDGESLVRVKAENGSTDTTVLTIQRKYTVDVLRCESLASLAPATLERLFLRDYDIIVSIVPLPSSSVLPGPSGPIHFGPPSYSSMTPWMKLVLYTAGHCGPLSAVFMKGQRFRLLPEPLAGCEKALLWSWDDSVVGGLGGNFEGNLVKGNLLLHCLNSMLKQSAVLVQPLSTNDLNESGNLVTVDIPLPLKNDDNSIASVVAQANLPKEQVFNLASVLKDLSSKFQLSTLGYLRLLRLNRLVESDKFHPENTSYQWVPLSLEFGIPLFNPNLCERICEQVVASHILQKADLAEHNDVMHNVRRRLRELCSEYQATGPVAKLFNKRGSSRDLPRTLINSISSRWNLTDDSASPTNREAPSEHERLKLAGRQRCRTEVVGFDGSTVRSYALSPEHDESTSKPISGDQSSTHEGKSDAEDADSKDVVLPGVNLVFDGAELHPFDIGACLQARQPLWLIAEACVASSTFL, encoded by the exons AAGCTAATGTGGAAGCTGAACAAATCAATCGCAAAAGATTTACTGCCTACACAGCCTGTTGACTTTCCAATTGAGCCTTGGTGGGGAGTTTGTCTGGTTAACTTTACATTGGAAGAATTTAAG AAactttcagaagaagaaacagcAACAATAGACAAAATATGCAAAGAGGAAGCCAATTCATATGTTCTTTTTGATCCGAAGATAATAGATGACCTCTATAAAAGAGGGTTAGTGTACTTTGATGTGCCTGTTTACACCGATGACCGTTTCAAAG TTTCTAGGCTTGAAGGCTTTGTTTCTAACAAGGATCAATCATATGAAGATCCGATCGAAGA GCTACTTTATGCTGTATTTGTTGTGTCAAGTGCTAATGCTACTGTTGCTGAATTGGCTGCAACTTTACAAGCTGACCTTTATCAGCTGCAGGCAGCTGCATCATTTGCTTGTCGACTGGGCTGGGCTGTAAAACTGGTGGATGCAGACTCTTTACTTAAAGACGAAGGTGGACCTGCATTTCCCAGTAGTATTCTCAGTGATGATGAAGAAGGTTCAAATGCAAGCATCAACTCAGAAAAGTCTGGTCAACAGTCGCTTAGCATCGATACTAATGGACCCAGGAAAATCTCTGGGACTGCTCATGTAGGCTTTGTTGTGGATGCCAATGTTACTTCATATTTGATGATGGGTTCACTGTCCCCAG GTTTAAAATCTCATGCCATCACGCTGTACGAAGCTGGAAAATTAGGCGATTCTTGCATTGCAGAACTATGCAGTGATCTGGCTAGTttagaaggaaagaaatttgAGGGTGTGCTAGAGGAGTTTGCTAATCATGCATTCAGTCTGCGGTGGTCCTTGGAGTGTTTAAAGTCTGGTGGGGTTTCTACGAACAAGAATTCTGATAATACTGATGACGCAAATACTTCAACAAGCTCATTGCACGACAATGTTACGGCCCATCTGGTCAACGTGAACATCGAGGACACAACTGAGGATGGCCATGATGAAGTGCCCCATGATAACCACTCTACTAGTGATTTGGATAATAAAGATGGCAATGTATCATCCATGTCAGTGGATTTATCTGAAGATGGCGAAAGCTTGGTTAGAGTTAAGGCTGAGAATGGCTCTACTGATACCACTGTGTTGACGATCCAAAGGAAGTATACTGTTGATGTTCTACGATGTGAGAGCTTAGCTTCACTAGCGCCAGCAACACTGGAACGGCTATTTCTCCGCGACTATGACATTATTGTGTCAATTGttcctcttccttcttcaTCTGTTCTTCCCGGTCCTTCAGGCCCAATTCATTTTGGTCCACCCTCTTATTCTTCAATGACACCTTGGATGAAGCTAGTACTGTACACTGCAGGCCATTGTGGACCATTATCTGCTGTTTTCATGAAAGGACAACGCTTTAGGTTGCTGCCTGAACCATTAGCTGGTTGTGAGAAGGCACTGCTATGGTCTTGGGATGACTCTGTGGTTGGTGGACTAGGAGGGAATTTTGAAGGTAACTTGGTGAAGGGAAATCTACTCTTGCACTGCTTGAACTCAATGCTGAAACAATCTGCTGTGTTAGTGCAACCGCTTAGCACAAATGATCTTAATGAGTCAGGAAACCTTGTCACCGTGGATATCCCTTTACCCCTGAAGAATGATGATAATTCCATTGCATCTGTGGTAGCTCAAGCTAATTTGCCAAAGGAACAGGTCTTCAATCTGGCCTCAGTACTGAAAGACCTATCCAGTAAATTTCAGTTGAGCACACTTGGCTACCTTCGTTTATTAAGACTCAACAGGCTTGTTGAGTCAGATAAGTTTCACCCAGAAAATACAAGTTATCAGTGGGTGCCCTTGAGTTTGGAGTTTGGAATTCCTTTGTTCAATCCAAACTTATGTGAGAGGATTTGTGAACAGGTGGTTGCGTCCCATATACTTCAGAAAGCTGATCTCGCTGAACATAATGATGTCATGCACAACGTAAGAAGGCGTCTCAGAGAACTTTGTAGTGAATATCAAGCAACTGGTCCGGTAGCAAAGTTATTTAACAAGCGGGGAAGCTCACGGGATTTACCCCGAACTTTGATCAATAGTATTAGTAGCAGATGGAATCTAACTGATGATTCTGCATCACCAACAAACAGAGAAGCCCCAAGTGAACACGAGAGGCTGAAACTTGCTGGACGGCAGAGGTGCCGCACAGAAGTTGTGGGCTTTGATGGGAGCACTGTCAG GTCATATGCACTTTCTCCGGAGCATGATGAGTCTACCTCCAAACCCATCTCTGGCGACCAATCATCTACCCATGAAGGAAAATCAGATGCAGAGGATGCAGACAGTAAGGATGTAGTCTTACCAGGAGTGAATCTTGTATTTGATGGAGCTGAATTACATCCCTTCGATATCGGTGCTTGCCTTCAAGCACGCCAACCACTCTGGCTGATAGCCGAGGCGTGTGTAGCTTCATCAACCTTCTTATGA
- the LOC100831030 gene encoding protein FAM91A1 isoform X2, giving the protein MKNEQPYDSIPNFTAADALRLTGVGRNEFIDIMNKCRSKKLMWKLNKSIAKDLLPTQPVDFPIEPWWGVCLVNFTLEEFKKLSEEETATIDKICKEEANSYVLFDPKIIDDLYKRGLVYFDVPVYTDDRFKVSRLEGFVSNKDQSYEDPIEELLYAVFVVSSANATVAELAATLQADLYQLQAAASFACRLGWAVKLVDADSLLKDEGGPAFPSSILSDDEEGSNASINSEKSGQQSLSIDTNGPRKISGTAHVGFVVDANVTSYLMMGSLSPGLKSHAITLYEAGKLGDSCIAELCSDLASLEGKKFEGVLEEFANHAFSLRWSLECLKSGGVSTNKNSDNTDDANTSTSSLHDNVTAHLVNVNIEDTTEDGHDEVPHDNHSTSDLDNKDGNVSSMSVDLSEDGESLVRVKAENGSTDTTVLTIQRKYTVDVLRCESLASLAPATLERLFLRDYDIIVSIVPLPSSSVLPGPSGPIHFGPPSYSSMTPWMKLVLYTAGHCGPLSAVFMKGQRFRLLPEPLAGCEKALLWSWDDSVVGGLGGNFEGNLVKGNLLLHCLNSMLKQSAVLVQPLSTNDLNESGNLVTVDIPLPLKNDDNSIASVVAQANLPKEQVFNLASVLKDLSSKFQLSTLGYLRLLRLNRLVESDKFHPENTSYQWVPLSLEFGIPLFNPNLCERICEQVVASHILQKADLAEHNDVMHNVRRRLRELCSEYQATGPVAKLFNKRGSSRDLPRTLINSISSRWNLTDDSASPTNREAPSEHERLKLAGRQRCRTEVVGFDGSTVRSYALSPEHDESTSKPISGDQSSTHEGKSDAEDADSKDVVLPGVNLVFDGAELHPFDIGACLQARQPLWLIAEACVASSTFL; this is encoded by the exons AAGCTAATGTGGAAGCTGAACAAATCAATCGCAAAAGATTTACTGCCTACACAGCCTGTTGACTTTCCAATTGAGCCTTGGTGGGGAGTTTGTCTGGTTAACTTTACATTGGAAGAATTTAAG AAactttcagaagaagaaacagcAACAATAGACAAAATATGCAAAGAGGAAGCCAATTCATATGTTCTTTTTGATCCGAAGATAATAGATGACCTCTATAAAAGAGGGTTAGTGTACTTTGATGTGCCTGTTTACACCGATGACCGTTTCAAAG TTTCTAGGCTTGAAGGCTTTGTTTCTAACAAGGATCAATCATATGAAGATCCGATCGAAGA GCTACTTTATGCTGTATTTGTTGTGTCAAGTGCTAATGCTACTGTTGCTGAATTGGCTGCAACTTTACAAGCTGACCTTTATCAGCTGCAGGCAGCTGCATCATTTGCTTGTCGACTGGGCTGGGCTGTAAAACTGGTGGATGCAGACTCTTTACTTAAAGACGAAGGTGGACCTGCATTTCCCAGTAGTATTCTCAGTGATGATGAAGAAGGTTCAAATGCAAGCATCAACTCAGAAAAGTCTGGTCAACAGTCGCTTAGCATCGATACTAATGGACCCAGGAAAATCTCTGGGACTGCTCATGTAGGCTTTGTTGTGGATGCCAATGTTACTTCATATTTGATGATGGGTTCACTGTCCCCAG GTTTAAAATCTCATGCCATCACGCTGTACGAAGCTGGAAAATTAGGCGATTCTTGCATTGCAGAACTATGCAGTGATCTGGCTAGTttagaaggaaagaaatttgAGGGTGTGCTAGAGGAGTTTGCTAATCATGCATTCAGTCTGCGGTGGTCCTTGGAGTGTTTAAAGTCTGGTGGGGTTTCTACGAACAAGAATTCTGATAATACTGATGACGCAAATACTTCAACAAGCTCATTGCACGACAATGTTACGGCCCATCTGGTCAACGTGAACATCGAGGACACAACTGAGGATGGCCATGATGAAGTGCCCCATGATAACCACTCTACTAGTGATTTGGATAATAAAGATGGCAATGTATCATCCATGTCAGTGGATTTATCTGAAGATGGCGAAAGCTTGGTTAGAGTTAAGGCTGAGAATGGCTCTACTGATACCACTGTGTTGACGATCCAAAGGAAGTATACTGTTGATGTTCTACGATGTGAGAGCTTAGCTTCACTAGCGCCAGCAACACTGGAACGGCTATTTCTCCGCGACTATGACATTATTGTGTCAATTGttcctcttccttcttcaTCTGTTCTTCCCGGTCCTTCAGGCCCAATTCATTTTGGTCCACCCTCTTATTCTTCAATGACACCTTGGATGAAGCTAGTACTGTACACTGCAGGCCATTGTGGACCATTATCTGCTGTTTTCATGAAAGGACAACGCTTTAGGTTGCTGCCTGAACCATTAGCTGGTTGTGAGAAGGCACTGCTATGGTCTTGGGATGACTCTGTGGTTGGTGGACTAGGAGGGAATTTTGAAGGTAACTTGGTGAAGGGAAATCTACTCTTGCACTGCTTGAACTCAATGCTGAAACAATCTGCTGTGTTAGTGCAACCGCTTAGCACAAATGATCTTAATGAGTCAGGAAACCTTGTCACCGTGGATATCCCTTTACCCCTGAAGAATGATGATAATTCCATTGCATCTGTGGTAGCTCAAGCTAATTTGCCAAAGGAACAGGTCTTCAATCTGGCCTCAGTACTGAAAGACCTATCCAGTAAATTTCAGTTGAGCACACTTGGCTACCTTCGTTTATTAAGACTCAACAGGCTTGTTGAGTCAGATAAGTTTCACCCAGAAAATACAAGTTATCAGTGGGTGCCCTTGAGTTTGGAGTTTGGAATTCCTTTGTTCAATCCAAACTTATGTGAGAGGATTTGTGAACAGGTGGTTGCGTCCCATATACTTCAGAAAGCTGATCTCGCTGAACATAATGATGTCATGCACAACGTAAGAAGGCGTCTCAGAGAACTTTGTAGTGAATATCAAGCAACTGGTCCGGTAGCAAAGTTATTTAACAAGCGGGGAAGCTCACGGGATTTACCCCGAACTTTGATCAATAGTATTAGTAGCAGATGGAATCTAACTGATGATTCTGCATCACCAACAAACAGAGAAGCCCCAAGTGAACACGAGAGGCTGAAACTTGCTGGACGGCAGAGGTGCCGCACAGAAGTTGTGGGCTTTGATGGGAGCACTGTCAG GTCATATGCACTTTCTCCGGAGCATGATGAGTCTACCTCCAAACCCATCTCTGGCGACCAATCATCTACCCATGAAGGAAAATCAGATGCAGAGGATGCAGACAGTAAGGATGTAGTCTTACCAGGAGTGAATCTTGTATTTGATGGAGCTGAATTACATCCCTTCGATATCGGTGCTTGCCTTCAAGCACGCCAACCACTCTGGCTGATAGCCGAGGCGTGTGTAGCTTCATCAACCTTCTTATGA
- the LOC100831336 gene encoding outer envelope pore protein 16-2, chloroplastic: protein MSTRLDTRTLKDEVANMDKRPLLDLGHPLLNRVADSFIRAAGVGATRAVSREAYFVTVEGLGSGDAAALDSNAKRNHFSSIRGDDGQKSLDAVVKSAGKEAFQWGLAAGVYSGITYGLREARGCHDWKNSAIAGAIAGAAVALTGDTGHADHVVHFAITGAALSSAATMLSGIF, encoded by the exons ATGAGCACGAGGCTGGACACGCGGACGCTCAAGGACGAGGTGGCCAACATGGACAAGCGCCCGCTCCTCGACCTCGGCCACCCGCTCCTCAACCGCGTCGCCGACAGCTTCATCCGCGCCGCCGGG GTCGGGGCGACAAGGGCTGTGTCGCGGGAGGCCTACTTCGTCACCGTCGAAG GGCTTGGATCAGGAGACGCGGCTGCGCTGGATAGCAACGCCAAGAGGAACCATTTCTCGAGCATAAGAG GGGATGATGGCCAGAAATCGCTTGATGCAGTG GTAAAATCGGCTGGCAAGGAGGCCTTCCAGTGGG GATTGGCGGCCGGAGTGTACTCTGGGATAACATACGGCCTCAGAGAGGCTAGAGGATGCCATGACTGG AAGAACAGTGCAATTGCGGGAGCAATCGCTGGAGCGGCTGTGGCGCTGACCGGGGACACTGGGCACGCTGATCACGTCGTCCATTTCGCCATCACCGGTGCTGCGCTTTCCAGTGCGGCGACCATGCTCTCGGGCATATTCTGA